In Legionella spiritensis, the following proteins share a genomic window:
- a CDS encoding ATP-dependent zinc protease family protein, whose translation MKLKHFLFIAGIMLSGYSMAASDKTIYGYVEKATLVDKNLTLSAKLDTGAKSASLSAINIQEIEKDGKTYLRFIVPSKSGDVEFVSEYVGRVKIKVRAGERPTGDFKAKPIKRPVVMMRIRIGSKEHMIPVNLTNRKRFNYPLLLGRDAIKTFDGLIDPGMAFTIKNQTVE comes from the coding sequence ATGAAATTAAAACATTTTCTTTTTATTGCAGGGATTATGTTATCAGGATACTCCATGGCGGCTAGTGATAAAACAATTTACGGGTACGTTGAAAAAGCCACGCTGGTTGACAAAAACCTGACTTTGTCCGCGAAACTGGACACCGGTGCCAAATCCGCATCGTTAAGCGCCATCAATATTCAGGAAATTGAAAAAGACGGCAAGACTTATCTACGCTTCATCGTTCCCAGCAAAAGCGGCGACGTTGAATTTGTTTCCGAATACGTCGGGCGGGTAAAAATCAAAGTCCGGGCAGGAGAGAGGCCGACCGGCGATTTCAAGGCCAAACCCATTAAACGGCCGGTAGTCATGATGCGGATCCGTATTGGGAGCAAGGAACATATGATTCCGGTTAACCTGACCAACCGCAAGCGTTTTAATTATCCGTTATTGCTTGGCCGTGACGCCATCAAAACCTTTGACGGCTTGATTGATCCCGGTATGGCCTTCACCATAAAAAATCAAACCGTGGAATAA
- a CDS encoding inactive transglutaminase family protein: MKSTKNHVYGLIITLFVMGMGIFFYRHLVLDVPLTDTETVNSWMIEANLKFTADRNTPVKASFTIPYMPPYYAILDEYFISHNYGVTTNLSGYNRQTVWSLRRASGAQSLYYRAIFRETDSNESSLSKPPVVKVQPLEENQKSAVEAITNLVRQSSADIQTFAQATIRELNKKDGNAKLLVGSDYDDDNIIKAAITVLNQAKIYAMPVKGITLSQQSKADFKSYLIVYNDKDWIYINPRTGGAGFPKNFLVWQYGFDPVFDVTGAKKPVFNLTVSPTPINALSIAKARGLQDDSQLLRFSLLQLPVQVQETYKILLTVPIGAFIILLLRNFVGLKTFGTFMPVLIALAFRETRVIWGITLFTFIVSFGLLARFYLDQLRLLLVPRLAAILTVVILLMIFISVMSQNLGLEFGLSVALFPMVILTMTIERMCITWDERGPREAILAGIGSLVAAVIAFGAMNYAPAQYLLFAFPELLLVLLALIIWFGQYRGYRLSELARFKSLTGDK; the protein is encoded by the coding sequence ATGAAATCGACTAAAAACCACGTCTATGGCTTGATTATCACCTTGTTCGTCATGGGCATGGGTATTTTTTTCTATCGCCACCTGGTTCTGGACGTACCGTTAACCGACACGGAAACCGTCAACAGCTGGATGATAGAAGCCAATCTGAAATTCACCGCCGATCGCAATACCCCGGTGAAGGCAAGCTTTACCATTCCCTATATGCCCCCTTATTACGCCATTCTGGATGAGTATTTCATCTCTCATAATTATGGCGTCACGACCAATCTGAGCGGATACAACCGCCAGACCGTCTGGTCACTGCGTCGCGCCAGCGGGGCGCAATCGCTCTATTACCGCGCCATTTTCAGGGAAACGGACAGCAACGAATCCTCTTTATCCAAACCACCGGTCGTCAAAGTCCAGCCATTGGAAGAGAACCAGAAATCAGCCGTGGAAGCCATTACCAATCTGGTACGGCAATCGTCGGCCGACATTCAGACCTTTGCCCAGGCAACCATCCGGGAATTGAATAAGAAAGACGGCAACGCCAAACTGCTGGTGGGTTCGGATTACGACGATGATAATATTATCAAAGCGGCGATTACCGTTTTGAATCAGGCGAAAATTTACGCCATGCCGGTCAAGGGCATTACCTTAAGCCAGCAAAGCAAGGCTGATTTCAAATCCTATCTCATCGTTTATAACGACAAGGACTGGATTTACATCAATCCGCGCACAGGCGGTGCCGGGTTTCCCAAAAATTTTCTGGTCTGGCAATATGGTTTCGATCCGGTCTTTGATGTCACCGGTGCGAAAAAACCGGTATTTAATCTGACGGTATCGCCCACCCCCATCAATGCCCTGAGCATTGCCAAGGCACGAGGCTTGCAGGACGACTCCCAATTGTTGCGCTTTTCGTTACTGCAATTACCCGTTCAGGTTCAGGAAACCTATAAAATACTGCTCACCGTGCCTATAGGCGCCTTCATTATTCTATTGCTGAGAAATTTTGTCGGCCTTAAAACCTTTGGCACCTTTATGCCGGTTCTGATTGCGCTGGCCTTTCGTGAAACTCGTGTTATCTGGGGCATCACCCTGTTTACATTCATAGTCTCATTCGGATTACTGGCTCGTTTTTATCTTGACCAGTTGCGTCTTTTACTGGTTCCAAGACTGGCCGCCATCCTGACCGTGGTGATTCTTTTAATGATTTTTATCAGCGTAATGAGTCAGAACCTGGGGCTGGAATTCGGCCTGTCGGTCGCACTATTCCCCATGGTCATTTTAACGATGACCATTGAGCGGATGTGTATCACCTGGGATGAGCGCGGCCCCCGTGAAGCCATTCTGGCGGGAATAGGCAGCCTGGTGGCGGCTGTTATTGCCTTTGGAGCCATGAACTACGCGCCCGCCCAATACCTGTTGTTCGCATTTCCGGAATTGTTACTGGTTCTTCTGGCGCTCATTATCTGGTTCGGACAATACCGCGGGTATCGCCTGTCCGAGCTTGCGCGCTTTAAAAGTCTGACCGGTGATAAATGA
- a CDS encoding alpha-L-glutamate ligase-like protein, which yields MLKTFRRLKERGILSINQRNSDFVLRYNKRKLYPLVDDKLKTKQLAEAAGIAVPKLYEVIENEHQIKQIDQILLPYKDFVVKPAHGAGGDGILVFTDRVFGRYRQINGKLLTGQELGYHLSCLLAGAYSLGGYNDYAIIEHRVIVDPVFREVSYEGIPDIRVITLLGYPAMAMVRLPTRMSGGKANLHQGAIGVGINLATGKTLGGVFHNDMIDYHPDTLNPIVDITVPYWDKILEIAASCYELTGLGYLGVDIVLDKEQGPMMLELNARPGLNIQIANREGGVQRYREIEKHAALGKASVKDRVAFSKEHFAR from the coding sequence ATGCTCAAGACCTTTCGCCGTCTTAAGGAGCGTGGCATCCTAAGCATCAATCAGCGCAACAGCGATTTTGTTTTACGCTACAATAAACGCAAACTGTATCCCCTGGTTGATGACAAATTAAAAACAAAACAGTTGGCGGAAGCCGCCGGCATTGCCGTACCGAAACTGTATGAAGTCATCGAAAACGAGCATCAGATCAAGCAAATCGATCAAATCCTTCTTCCCTATAAGGATTTTGTCGTGAAACCGGCGCATGGAGCGGGGGGCGACGGGATTCTGGTCTTTACCGATCGAGTCTTTGGCCGATATCGCCAGATTAACGGAAAGTTGCTCACAGGCCAGGAGCTTGGCTATCATCTTTCCTGCCTGCTGGCCGGCGCTTACAGCCTGGGAGGGTATAACGACTATGCCATTATTGAGCATCGCGTCATCGTTGACCCGGTCTTTAGGGAAGTGAGCTATGAAGGGATCCCAGACATTCGGGTCATCACCTTACTGGGCTATCCCGCTATGGCTATGGTGCGGTTACCGACCCGCATGTCCGGCGGCAAAGCCAATCTCCATCAGGGCGCTATCGGCGTGGGAATCAATCTGGCAACCGGTAAAACCCTGGGGGGCGTGTTTCATAATGACATGATTGATTATCATCCGGATACCCTTAATCCCATCGTTGACATCACCGTACCTTACTGGGATAAAATTCTGGAAATCGCCGCCAGTTGTTATGAATTAACCGGCCTGGGTTATCTTGGTGTTGATATTGTTCTGGACAAGGAACAAGGCCCCATGATGCTGGAACTCAATGCCCGACCCGGCCTCAACATTCAAATTGCCAATCGGGAAGGCGGTGTACAACGCTACCGCGAAATAGAAAAACACGCCGCATTGGGAAAAGCCTCCGTAAAAGACAGGGTCGCGTTCAGTAAGGAGCATTTCGCCCGCTAG
- a CDS encoding DUF2975 domain-containing protein, translating into MNKIQRLSRLLHLFFKSLCWLIPAVMAYLIFFNMEAMIHYGMFDKILSASRIQATDYSMLQRAILFLIQAIPLSITVFICHKLARLFRLYEQGCLFEVENIRIIRQISLFMITGELIHLVLYQPLITAALSFNNPPGQRFISITFGEANASTLMTAIIILLASWIVKEAYQLKADAQLTI; encoded by the coding sequence ATGAATAAAATACAACGCTTAAGCCGCCTGCTGCACCTGTTTTTTAAATCGCTGTGCTGGCTCATTCCGGCCGTTATGGCCTACCTTATTTTTTTTAACATGGAAGCCATGATCCATTATGGCATGTTTGATAAAATTCTTTCCGCTTCCCGCATACAAGCGACGGACTATTCGATGCTTCAACGGGCTATTCTCTTCCTGATTCAGGCCATTCCGCTTTCTATCACCGTATTTATTTGCCATAAGCTTGCCCGACTCTTCCGTTTGTATGAGCAAGGGTGCTTGTTTGAGGTGGAAAATATCCGAATTATCAGGCAAATCAGCCTGTTTATGATCACGGGAGAGCTTATCCATCTTGTCCTGTATCAACCATTGATAACAGCGGCGCTAAGCTTTAATAATCCGCCGGGACAACGATTTATAAGTATTACGTTCGGAGAAGCAAACGCCAGTACCCTGATGACCGCTATAATTATTCTGCTGGCTTCCTGGATAGTTAAAGAGGCGTATCAATTAAAAGCCGATGCCCAATTAACCATATAA
- a CDS encoding helix-turn-helix domain-containing protein, protein MSIIINLDVMMARRKCRLKDLAEAVGITEANLSILKNGKAKAIRFATLEAICRYLQCQPGNIIEYRAEDSPTT, encoded by the coding sequence GTGTCTATTATTATTAATCTGGATGTCATGATGGCCAGGCGCAAATGTCGTCTAAAGGATTTGGCGGAGGCGGTAGGGATCACCGAAGCCAATTTGTCTATTCTAAAAAACGGTAAGGCAAAAGCCATTCGATTTGCGACACTTGAAGCAATCTGCCGCTATTTGCAGTGCCAGCCCGGCAATATTATAGAATATCGCGCCGAAGACAGCCCAACAACCTGA
- a CDS encoding symmetrical bis(5'-nucleosyl)-tetraphosphatase, giving the protein MSDYAIGDVQGCYEPLVRLLEQIRFNEHRDRLWFVGDLVNRGPQSLQVLRLIKALPVPPRITLGNHDLHLLSTLFGEPVKNNEDDTLHDILIAEDGEELGHWLRNQSILHYDETLNVVMCHAGIAPMWDLKQARRHARELEQAIAGPDYREFFSHMYGNHPDVWSDDLAGMDRLRVITNYFTRMRFCDVQGRLILNYKGTIAKAPPGLMPWFAVPGRLSVSADVVFGHWAALQGQCPDPRIHAIDGGCLWGGELIALRLQDRKRFAVPGLRP; this is encoded by the coding sequence GTGTCTGATTACGCCATCGGTGATGTACAGGGATGTTATGAGCCGCTTGTCCGTCTTCTGGAGCAGATCCGGTTTAACGAGCATCGCGATCGCTTGTGGTTTGTCGGTGATTTGGTGAATCGTGGCCCTCAGTCACTGCAGGTCTTGCGATTGATCAAAGCCCTTCCCGTGCCTCCCCGCATCACACTTGGCAATCATGATTTGCATTTATTAAGTACGCTTTTCGGTGAGCCGGTCAAAAACAACGAAGACGATACCCTGCATGATATTCTGATAGCCGAAGATGGGGAGGAATTGGGGCATTGGCTACGAAATCAGTCCATACTTCATTACGATGAAACATTGAACGTGGTTATGTGTCATGCCGGGATTGCTCCCATGTGGGATCTCAAACAGGCGAGGCGCCATGCCCGGGAGCTGGAGCAAGCGATAGCCGGGCCAGACTATCGAGAATTTTTTTCCCATATGTACGGCAATCATCCGGATGTGTGGTCTGACGATTTAGCCGGAATGGATCGGTTGCGAGTGATAACCAATTATTTTACCCGCATGCGCTTTTGCGATGTTCAGGGCCGTCTGATCCTGAATTACAAAGGTACTATCGCCAAGGCGCCACCCGGCTTAATGCCCTGGTTTGCCGTTCCCGGGCGATTATCTGTTTCCGCCGATGTTGTGTTTGGCCATTGGGCTGCCTTGCAGGGGCAATGTCCGGATCCGCGTATTCATGCTATTGATGGCGGCTGTTTGTGGGGCGGGGAGCTGATTGCGCTGCGGTTACAAGACCGGAAACGGTTTGCCGTTCCCGGCCTCAGGCCGTAA
- a CDS encoding conjugal transfer nickase/helicase domain-containing protein, giving the protein MFHRYGKKGKSSQAKPLKELTRIVATELLLDDEKRRVLLQRIEDACSLETTRYDSLCRVLVHNLVNHCQSLPETSNSYYSQPGGLLDHALNRTEAALSLFRRFLIREDSKDELSEEQKLWQYALFSAALLQGIGKLYMDLRVDIFDNSGLFLKQWNPLLESLVAVGSHYKYEFQKEGDIEFRRRLNLMLARWLMPSAGFAWIASNPQVLTVWLALLNEDPYAAGTLGAILIRADAIAIQRYFNQLLARNYGARTGRYSRVSTFAGGTPESLSDLEQITGMEFIQWLTKALEGGRLMINKAPLFMVPGGLLMSPDVFKLFVREHPEFKNWQAIQNGFLSLGMHKVGPDGNAISRFEQSSNQQMHSGIVFADYAVALPDEVGLHQMNTGKSSKISATEFIYQAKFNQHFTGQTSQMAAQSMQYLNASGQWQQTAPAAAAALRPGSGALHGV; this is encoded by the coding sequence TTGTTTCATCGCTACGGGAAAAAAGGGAAGTCATCTCAAGCCAAGCCATTGAAGGAGTTGACTCGTATCGTCGCTACGGAATTATTGCTGGACGATGAAAAGCGACGTGTTCTTTTACAGCGGATTGAAGACGCGTGCTCTCTGGAGACGACGCGTTACGACAGTCTGTGTCGGGTTTTAGTCCATAATCTGGTCAATCACTGTCAGAGTTTACCGGAAACGTCAAACAGTTACTATTCCCAGCCCGGCGGTTTGCTGGATCATGCGTTGAATCGTACAGAAGCCGCGTTAAGTCTGTTTCGTCGTTTTCTTATCCGGGAAGATAGCAAGGATGAGTTGTCGGAAGAGCAGAAACTTTGGCAATACGCCTTATTTTCCGCCGCCCTGCTACAGGGAATAGGAAAGCTGTACATGGATTTGCGTGTGGATATCTTTGATAACAGCGGCCTGTTTTTAAAACAGTGGAATCCCTTGCTGGAAAGTCTTGTCGCAGTAGGCAGTCACTATAAGTATGAGTTTCAGAAGGAAGGTGATATTGAGTTTCGGCGACGTTTGAATTTGATGCTGGCGCGTTGGTTAATGCCGTCCGCCGGATTTGCCTGGATTGCCTCCAACCCACAGGTTTTGACGGTCTGGCTGGCGTTGTTGAATGAGGATCCTTATGCAGCAGGAACGCTGGGTGCGATATTAATCAGAGCCGATGCCATCGCTATTCAGCGATATTTTAACCAGTTGCTGGCGCGAAACTATGGCGCGCGGACCGGGCGTTACAGCCGGGTCAGCACGTTTGCGGGAGGAACTCCGGAGTCACTGAGCGATCTGGAGCAGATAACCGGAATGGAATTTATCCAATGGTTGACCAAAGCGCTGGAGGGCGGACGGTTGATGATTAACAAGGCGCCATTGTTTATGGTGCCCGGTGGTTTGCTGATGTCGCCCGATGTTTTTAAATTGTTCGTCAGAGAGCATCCCGAATTCAAAAACTGGCAAGCGATTCAAAATGGTTTCCTGTCATTGGGCATGCATAAGGTGGGGCCGGATGGCAATGCGATTTCCCGCTTTGAGCAAAGCAGTAATCAGCAAATGCACAGCGGAATTGTTTTTGCGGATTATGCCGTCGCCTTGCCGGACGAAGTGGGGCTTCACCAGATGAATACAGGAAAATCAAGCAAAATTTCTGCAACGGAATTTATTTATCAGGCTAAATTTAATCAGCATTTTACCGGTCAGACATCCCAGATGGCTGCCCAATCCATGCAATATCTCAATGCGTCCGGACAATGGCAGCAAACGGCGCCAGCGGCTGCCGCGGCATTACGGCCTGGCTCCGGAGCGTTGCACGGTGTCTGA
- the rsmA gene encoding 16S rRNA (adenine(1518)-N(6)/adenine(1519)-N(6))-dimethyltransferase RsmA yields the protein MRHQPRKRFGQNFLQSQPVIANILTALNAQTDDRFVEIGPGLGALTLPLLQRLKSLTVIEIDTDLQDYLAGLPDTEQRLHLVRADALTVDFSQWGERLRLIGNLPYNISTPLLFHLLRYVSFMQDMHFMLQKEVVERIVANPGSKTYGRLSIMIQYFCEAYHLFDVPPQAFHPQPKVHSAVLRLIPHKTPVYPDVSITTLECLVARAFAMRRKTLANNLKTLLSAQQLRQLGIDPGARPEQISVGDYVRMADYLAHGVKL from the coding sequence GTGCGTCACCAGCCACGTAAGCGTTTCGGCCAGAATTTTTTACAGAGCCAGCCTGTTATAGCGAATATACTCACCGCTTTAAACGCGCAAACCGACGATCGATTTGTTGAAATCGGTCCTGGATTGGGCGCTTTGACTCTCCCTCTGTTGCAGCGCCTGAAATCTCTGACCGTCATTGAAATCGACACGGATTTGCAGGACTATCTTGCCGGTTTACCGGATACGGAACAACGCTTGCATCTTGTGCGGGCCGACGCGTTAACGGTTGATTTTTCCCAATGGGGGGAGCGGTTGCGACTCATTGGTAATTTACCCTACAATATTTCAACGCCTTTGCTGTTTCATTTGCTGCGGTACGTATCATTCATGCAGGACATGCATTTCATGTTACAAAAGGAAGTGGTTGAACGCATTGTCGCAAATCCGGGCAGCAAAACCTATGGTCGGCTCAGTATCATGATACAATATTTCTGCGAGGCTTATCATTTGTTCGATGTGCCGCCGCAGGCGTTTCATCCTCAACCCAAGGTTCATTCCGCCGTGTTGCGATTAATTCCTCATAAGACACCGGTTTATCCCGACGTTTCGATCACTACGCTGGAGTGTCTGGTAGCCAGGGCTTTTGCCATGCGTCGCAAGACTCTGGCAAATAATTTAAAAACGCTGCTGAGTGCACAACAACTTCGGCAATTGGGCATTGATCCCGGCGCCCGCCCGGAACAAATATCCGTTGGAGATTATGTCCGTATGGCGGACTATCTTGCCCATGGTGTAAAATTATAA